The Shewanella sp. KX20019 genome window below encodes:
- a CDS encoding LysE family translocator, whose product MDSMLALMVSAAIFCATMTMTPGPNNILLATSGANFGIKRTLPHIMGIRVGQTLLHIAILLGLGGLFQTWPVLHSALKAASVLYLVYLAYRVVNMPVETDYKAADRKPMSMKEAALFQWINPKSWMATITLCTAFTVSGDAYWASAILGLLVFNIVGFPASFTWVILGAAIKNTLNSAKRRRYFNWSMGGLLMVTIPMVVI is encoded by the coding sequence ATGGATTCTATGTTGGCTTTAATGGTGTCAGCTGCAATTTTTTGCGCGACGATGACAATGACGCCGGGGCCCAATAATATATTGCTGGCCACGTCAGGCGCTAACTTCGGCATCAAACGAACGCTACCACATATCATGGGGATCCGTGTCGGACAAACCTTGTTGCATATCGCTATTTTATTAGGCTTAGGAGGGCTATTTCAAACTTGGCCTGTATTGCATAGTGCTCTAAAGGCTGCGTCAGTGTTATACCTTGTCTATTTGGCCTATCGAGTGGTGAATATGCCAGTGGAGACAGATTATAAAGCGGCTGATAGAAAGCCGATGTCGATGAAAGAGGCCGCTCTTTTTCAATGGATTAACCCTAAAAGCTGGATGGCAACAATCACCCTTTGTACTGCGTTTACGGTGAGTGGAGATGCTTACTGGGCGAGTGCCATCTTGGGTTTACTGGTATTCAATATTGTTGGCTTTCCCGCATCGTTTACCTGGGTCATTTTGGGCGCCGCGATAAAAAACACATTGAATTCGGCTAAACGACGTCGCTATTTTAATTGGAGTATGGGCGGGCTATTGATGGTGACAATTCCCATGGTAGTAATATGA
- a CDS encoding aminotransferase-like domain-containing protein has protein sequence MGTIWVPTLENYKGPLYVRLAEAAEDAINSELLLANSKLPPQRQLADIVGVTIGTVTRAYALLEQRGYVFAKVGAGTFVKGREVQSKSQAANFATCEQPLTNQTSIISDALSQLAKEPHNISQLMQYHADPLPQHQLKFSQWLHGRQIPQTCDQIVFSHGAQQGIFAVLNGLMNAGETLLCEDNCYPGIKVAAQQLSLNIEKVSLTQDGLALAELKQKMIRYQPKVLYLTPNNQNPTCIQYSLQQRQAIIELARQYDVIIIEDDVNYSLPVEWHTPMWCLDQASAQDEMQQKVVYLSSLSKLFCGGLRQGFLLCPLPLLAKIKQALYSQCWMVSPLNTELACKIIGNKAFMGDREQQIANRQRLCIAMGERLNLSQTWRGLNGWLQLSLPLKSHHVVAALAAEGILIRDGDDFDNRHNHIRLSIGGTCDETEFKKQLALIESTILKLSQSSYSFV, from the coding sequence ATGGGTACAATTTGGGTTCCAACACTTGAAAACTACAAAGGACCTTTGTATGTTCGTCTTGCCGAAGCTGCGGAAGATGCAATTAATAGCGAGCTATTGCTGGCCAACAGTAAACTTCCCCCTCAACGACAACTCGCAGATATCGTTGGCGTAACCATTGGCACAGTAACGCGCGCCTATGCTTTACTAGAGCAACGTGGCTATGTGTTTGCCAAAGTGGGCGCCGGTACATTTGTAAAAGGCCGAGAGGTTCAATCCAAATCTCAAGCTGCCAATTTTGCCACCTGTGAACAACCTTTAACGAATCAGACCAGCATCATTAGTGATGCTCTCAGCCAATTGGCGAAAGAGCCGCATAACATCAGTCAGCTTATGCAATACCATGCAGACCCGCTACCGCAGCATCAACTCAAATTCAGCCAATGGTTGCATGGACGTCAAATACCGCAAACCTGTGATCAAATCGTTTTCTCCCATGGAGCACAGCAAGGCATATTTGCCGTACTGAATGGATTGATGAATGCCGGTGAAACCCTGCTATGTGAAGACAACTGTTATCCAGGCATTAAAGTGGCAGCGCAGCAACTCAGCCTCAATATAGAGAAGGTATCACTGACTCAAGATGGTTTAGCCCTTGCAGAGTTGAAGCAGAAAATGATCCGCTATCAACCTAAAGTGCTTTACCTTACGCCTAATAATCAAAACCCAACCTGTATCCAATACAGCTTGCAGCAACGGCAAGCCATTATCGAACTTGCACGTCAATATGACGTCATCATCATCGAAGACGATGTAAACTACAGCCTGCCTGTTGAGTGGCACACGCCAATGTGGTGCTTAGATCAAGCATCTGCTCAAGATGAGATGCAACAAAAAGTGGTTTATCTATCCAGCCTATCAAAGCTGTTTTGTGGCGGGTTACGTCAAGGCTTTCTGCTCTGCCCTTTGCCCTTGCTGGCTAAAATAAAACAGGCGCTTTATAGCCAGTGTTGGATGGTGTCACCACTCAATACCGAGCTTGCCTGCAAGATCATAGGCAATAAGGCGTTCATGGGAGATCGAGAGCAGCAAATAGCTAACAGACAACGTCTGTGCATCGCTATGGGCGAGCGTTTGAACCTAAGTCAAACCTGGCGTGGGCTCAACGGTTGGCTACAACTTTCTTTACCGCTTAAATCTCACCATGTAGTTGCCGCATTGGCTGCTGAAGGGATACTCATTCGTGATGGGGATGATTTTGATAATCGCCATAATCATATTCGATTAAGCATTGGTGGCACATGCGATGAAACAGAGTTTAAAAAGCAGTTAGCGCTAATTGAATCCACGATATTGAAACTGAGTCAAAGCAGCTACTCATTTGTGTAA
- a CDS encoding Ig-like domain-containing protein, whose product MNITKFRLTDRRALISSAILLSCIGSPFSIAYAQSGATYITDTGPTLDDRRGYGETISFDINLSGELPIGDAKLTIYGHDVDEEYGELDEVFFNGYSLGYLSGENNKWSTTVFDLPLEYVQQNNNSVIVEPSSGWLVTVDWGQLLIDGGSREHAETTQVNIVDYSIANSTVSIDTTSSVSIKSDGNFRLEVSLIAPDQSATSIDSHDFSASAGEQKRLDVTSNYNLSLASGTYTIKASIFYIDNGVPIQQDIDETSFEHVINEGPQQSNSAPIANDDAATVDEDSSVTIDVLSNDSDAEDGKPTITSASATNGSVNIVNDKLLYQPNSQFSGVDTISYTVSDSENETDTAIVTVTINQINDAPTITGSPSTQINQGQLYSFSPAAADIDGDNLYFSVTGVPQWASFNVQTGQITGTPSNGDIGNSAAIVIRVRDRQSGGLSASLAPFNIEVVNVNDAPTITGNPSTSVNQDQGYSFSPAAADIDGDNLYFSVTGLPLWASFNAQTGQISGTPSNDDIGNSAAIVITVSDRQSGGLSASLVPFNIEVVNVNDAPTITGNPSTSVNQDQGYSFSPAAADIDGDNLYFSVTGLPQWASFNAQTGQISGTPSNDDIGNSAAIVITVSDRQSGGLSGSLVPFNIEVVNVNDAPTITGSPSTSVNQDQGYSFSPTAADVDGDNLYFSVTGLPQWASFNAQTGQISGTPSNDDIGNSAAIVITVRDRQSGGLSASLVPFNIEVVNVNDAPTITGNPTTSVNQDQGYSFSPTAADIDGDNLYFSVTGLPQWASFNAQTGQISGTPSNDDIGNSAAIVITVRDRQSGGLSASLAPFNIEVVNVNDAPTITGSPTTTVNQDQSYSFSPTAADIDGDNLYFSVTGLPQWASFNAQTGQISGTPSNDDIGNSAAIVITVRDRQSGGLSASLAAFNIEVVNVNDAPEAANDIAIVDEDSSVTIAVLSNDTDKDDDQLTLVSASANNGEASITADKLLYKPDADYYGIDTIIYSIEDGRGGQANATVTVTVNSVNDAPDTKPSTAEVMEDDSVTIDVIHNIKDIDGGTITLIHAAAENGTVSIVDGKLVFTPNENFHGVDTITYTVTDGQGAEVSEIVTVTVKPKNDAPEIEGTPIIEVMEGEAYQFAPVASDLDIDDELVFSVEGAPNWLSLDAKTGLLTGIAEFSDVGSHGPINISVTDGIETAALDAFNIQVIAKDSDGDGLPDGNELLCQLDPFDPADANADSDGDGITNGEECLNGGDPFLDDVAPELLLPADVSVDANALFTKVELGSAEAFDYLEGVKVSCCEPQPTSLIDGLPFFEPGITKVIWEATDAAGNTSQAEQTVNVHPLITFAKDQTVTEDNQIQVQVHLNGPSPVYPLEIGYLVSGTATDKDHDLESGVLVIEEGIEASITINIFDDEVDGEGSETIELTFDGDFNMGNKQSHLITIVEGNLAPKVELTVNQNGIQRTQLASDDGLVTIDALVSDLNITDSHQLEWQFSDDSIINLSSDPEVFSFDPAGLTPGVFTIAISVSDDGEPALKTQAEHRLLLKSSLPTLGLGDSDNDGISDREEGYRDIDSDGIPDYLDVIAESNVLPERAANQQGYLVECDPGVSCRLGDYALLGEHGGVQITADDIAVEGDDLIADSYSNVGGIFNFEIHNLPIAGQSVQVVMPQRVQIPANGVYRKFIDGQWIHFTEDANNSLSSALGEPGYCPPPGESSYRAGLNEGDWCVQVNIEDGGPNDADGIVNASIVDPGGVAISHSVAPVNSDKDASNSGGSLNWLYLLLTASVVASRRKAVKNRKALALTGVALASAMQPIAAQATEEAQTVPTAQGWFVSGDLGMVTSSGSEDRINAGLVDFDAHLTDINEQRFGWKLGAGYRFNDYFSLALEFIELGEVDASFAGEVADPLAFYEQIEKLHPVSARGPGLSMLLHYPIMQDIDLQGRLGALRWEDQYNTHEPIDGLVGSDTEKGTDLYYGLGVSWRLAPKWEANLEWQRFNLQDTTNMFSLGIRYYFGDAKSTTSSYTAATTANSTAITDPAVIEPTVVKAAVVKAAPNLLPAIAQQQMMLVKFARDSSVPQDEELVQLDDFISQWTNKRVEFIITGHTSRRGAQAYNQTLSERRANFIAEHLSKTHGLKVKVIRAYGETRLKVTGVDEAANAQNRRVEVSIQAKSAP is encoded by the coding sequence ATGAATATAACAAAATTCCGTCTTACTGATAGGCGGGCATTAATTTCGAGTGCGATTTTACTTTCGTGTATCGGCTCTCCCTTTAGCATTGCATATGCACAAAGCGGTGCTACCTATATTACCGATACCGGCCCGACACTAGATGATAGACGAGGTTATGGAGAAACCATTAGCTTTGACATTAATCTTAGTGGTGAATTGCCTATTGGCGATGCTAAATTAACTATCTATGGCCATGACGTAGATGAGGAATATGGGGAGTTAGATGAAGTATTCTTCAATGGATATAGCCTAGGTTATCTGAGTGGAGAGAACAATAAGTGGAGCACCACGGTTTTTGATCTGCCTCTTGAATACGTACAACAAAATAACAACAGTGTCATCGTTGAACCAAGCAGTGGATGGCTGGTTACTGTTGACTGGGGTCAATTATTGATCGATGGCGGCTCACGGGAGCATGCCGAAACAACTCAAGTAAATATTGTAGACTACAGTATTGCTAATTCAACAGTAAGTATTGACACCACATCGAGTGTATCGATAAAAAGCGATGGCAATTTCAGGCTAGAAGTAAGCCTGATAGCGCCGGATCAATCAGCAACAAGCATTGATAGTCATGATTTTTCTGCTAGTGCAGGTGAACAGAAACGATTGGATGTCACCTCAAATTATAATCTGTCATTGGCCAGTGGCACCTATACCATCAAAGCGAGCATATTTTACATTGATAACGGCGTGCCGATTCAACAGGATATTGATGAAACAAGCTTTGAACATGTTATTAATGAGGGGCCACAACAGAGTAACTCAGCTCCTATTGCCAATGATGACGCTGCAACGGTTGATGAAGATAGCAGTGTGACTATTGATGTATTGTCAAATGACTCTGATGCAGAAGATGGCAAGCCGACTATCACCAGTGCTAGCGCCACAAATGGCAGTGTGAACATAGTCAATGACAAACTTTTGTATCAGCCAAATAGCCAATTTAGTGGTGTAGATACCATCAGTTACACAGTGAGTGACTCCGAGAATGAAACAGATACAGCGATAGTCACAGTCACGATCAATCAAATTAATGATGCACCAACGATTACCGGCAGCCCAAGTACCCAGATCAATCAAGGCCAGTTGTATAGTTTCAGCCCTGCAGCTGCTGATATCGATGGTGACAACCTGTATTTCAGCGTGACTGGAGTGCCGCAGTGGGCAAGCTTCAATGTGCAAACGGGTCAGATCACTGGTACCCCAAGCAACGGTGATATCGGCAACTCAGCTGCCATTGTGATTAGGGTACGCGATCGCCAAAGTGGTGGTCTCAGTGCCAGCTTAGCGCCGTTCAATATTGAAGTTGTTAATGTTAACGATGCACCGACCATCACAGGTAACCCAAGTACCAGTGTCAATCAAGACCAAGGCTATAGTTTCAGCCCAGCAGCTGCTGATATCGATGGCGACAACCTGTATTTCAGCGTCACAGGACTGCCGCTGTGGGCAAGTTTCAATGCGCAAACGGGTCAGATCAGCGGCACCCCAAGCAATGATGATATCGGTAACTCCGCTGCTATTGTGATTACGGTAAGTGATCGCCAAAGCGGTGGCCTCAGTGCCAGCTTAGTGCCGTTCAATATTGAAGTTGTCAATGTTAATGATGCACCGACTATCACAGGTAACCCAAGTACCAGTGTCAATCAAGACCAAGGCTATAGTTTCAGCCCAGCAGCTGCTGATATCGATGGCGACAACCTGTATTTCAGCGTCACAGGACTGCCGCAGTGGGCAAGTTTCAATGCGCAAACAGGTCAGATCAGCGGCACCCCAAGCAACGATGATATCGGTAACTCCGCTGCTATTGTGATTACGGTAAGTGATCGCCAAAGCGGTGGTCTCAGTGGCAGCTTAGTGCCGTTCAATATTGAAGTTGTCAATGTTAACGATGCGCCAACAATTACTGGAAGCCCAAGTACCAGTGTCAATCAAGACCAAGGCTATAGTTTCAGCCCAACAGCTGCTGATGTCGATGGCGACAACCTGTATTTCAGCGTGACTGGACTGCCGCAGTGGGCAAGTTTCAATGCGCAAACGGGTCAGATCAGCGGTACCCCAAGCAACGATGATATCGGTAACTCAGCTGCCATTGTGATTACGGTACGCGACCGCCAAAGCGGTGGTCTCAGTGCCAGCTTAGTGCCGTTCAATATTGAAGTTGTTAATGTTAACGATGCACCGACCATCACAGGTAACCCAACTACCAGTGTCAATCAAGATCAAGGCTATAGTTTCAGCCCAACAGCTGCTGATATCGATGGCGACAACCTGTATTTCAGCGTGACAGGACTGCCGCAGTGGGCAAGTTTCAATGCGCAAACAGGTCAGATCAGCGGCACCCCAAGCAACGATGATATCGGTAACTCCGCTGCTATTGTGATTACGGTACGCGACCGCCAAAGCGGTGGCCTCAGTGCCAGCTTAGCGCCGTTCAACATTGAAGTTGTCAATGTTAACGATGCGCCAACAATTACTGGAAGCCCAACTACTACAGTCAATCAAGACCAAAGCTATAGTTTCAGCCCAACAGCTGCTGATATCGATGGCGACAACCTGTATTTCAGCGTGACTGGACTGCCGCAGTGGGCAAGTTTCAATGCGCAAACGGGTCAGATCAGCGGCACCCCAAGCAACGATGATATCGGTAACTCCGCTGCCATTGTGATTACGGTACGCGACCGCCAAAGCGGTGGTCTCAGTGCCAGCTTAGCAGCGTTTAACATTGAAGTTGTCAATGTTAATGATGCGCCAGAAGCTGCCAATGACATTGCTATTGTAGATGAAGATAGCAGCGTTACTATCGCTGTGTTAAGTAACGATACAGATAAAGACGATGACCAGCTTACCTTAGTCTCTGCAAGTGCAAATAATGGTGAGGCGAGTATTACGGCAGATAAACTGCTCTATAAACCTGACGCTGATTATTATGGAATAGATACCATTATCTATAGCATCGAGGATGGTAGAGGAGGGCAAGCCAACGCTACTGTCACGGTTACTGTCAATAGTGTTAACGATGCACCTGATACAAAGCCTAGCACTGCTGAAGTGATGGAAGATGACAGTGTGACTATCGATGTCATCCATAATATTAAGGATATCGACGGTGGCACCATTACGCTTATTCACGCAGCGGCCGAAAACGGCACAGTGTCGATTGTCGATGGCAAACTGGTCTTTACACCGAATGAAAATTTCCATGGTGTAGATACGATCACCTATACCGTCACTGATGGCCAAGGTGCTGAAGTTTCGGAAATAGTGACCGTTACAGTGAAGCCTAAAAATGATGCTCCTGAGATTGAGGGAACGCCAATCATAGAAGTTATGGAAGGCGAAGCTTATCAATTTGCGCCAGTGGCTAGTGATTTAGATATTGATGATGAGTTGGTATTCTCTGTAGAAGGGGCTCCAAACTGGCTGAGTCTCGATGCAAAAACGGGGCTGCTAACGGGGATTGCTGAGTTTAGCGATGTGGGCTCACATGGACCGATTAACATATCAGTCACTGACGGTATTGAAACAGCTGCGCTAGATGCCTTTAACATTCAGGTGATCGCTAAAGATAGCGATGGTGATGGTCTACCTGATGGTAATGAACTCTTGTGTCAACTGGACCCATTTGATCCGGCAGATGCAAATGCTGATAGCGATGGTGATGGCATAACCAACGGTGAAGAGTGTCTCAATGGTGGTGATCCGTTTCTTGATGATGTTGCGCCTGAATTGCTGCTACCAGCGGATGTCAGTGTGGATGCAAACGCGCTATTTACTAAGGTTGAATTGGGTAGTGCTGAGGCTTTCGATTATCTCGAAGGTGTTAAAGTCAGCTGCTGCGAGCCACAGCCAACATCACTGATTGATGGCCTACCATTTTTCGAACCTGGTATTACAAAGGTGATTTGGGAAGCAACCGATGCAGCCGGTAACACCAGTCAGGCAGAGCAAACGGTTAATGTGCATCCATTAATTACATTCGCAAAAGATCAAACCGTTACAGAGGATAACCAGATACAAGTTCAAGTTCATCTTAACGGTCCATCACCTGTGTACCCGCTGGAGATTGGCTACTTAGTATCAGGTACCGCTACTGACAAGGATCACGACCTTGAGTCTGGGGTACTGGTTATTGAAGAGGGGATTGAAGCGAGTATCACTATCAATATCTTTGATGATGAAGTAGATGGCGAGGGCAGTGAAACTATCGAATTGACCTTCGATGGCGATTTTAACATGGGTAACAAGCAAAGCCATCTGATCACAATTGTTGAGGGTAACCTTGCACCTAAGGTTGAATTAACTGTTAACCAAAATGGTATTCAGCGGACACAATTAGCAAGTGACGACGGTTTAGTCACAATAGATGCTCTAGTGAGTGACCTAAATATCACAGATAGCCATCAGTTAGAGTGGCAGTTCAGTGATGACAGTATTATTAACCTGTCCTCCGATCCTGAGGTGTTTAGCTTCGATCCTGCCGGGCTAACTCCGGGTGTCTTCACCATCGCTATTTCTGTAAGTGATGATGGCGAGCCAGCATTGAAGACACAGGCTGAACACCGGCTGTTATTAAAGTCTAGTCTGCCGACTTTAGGTTTAGGTGACAGTGATAACGATGGGATCTCTGACCGAGAGGAGGGCTATAGAGATATAGACTCCGACGGTATTCCCGATTACCTAGATGTCATTGCAGAGTCTAACGTGCTCCCTGAAAGAGCAGCGAATCAGCAAGGTTATCTGGTTGAGTGTGACCCTGGCGTCAGTTGCCGATTAGGAGACTACGCATTACTCGGTGAGCATGGCGGCGTGCAGATAACTGCAGATGATATTGCCGTTGAAGGTGATGATCTTATCGCCGATAGCTATAGCAATGTGGGGGGGATTTTCAACTTTGAGATCCACAACCTACCTATTGCCGGTCAATCTGTACAGGTCGTTATGCCACAGCGCGTACAGATCCCCGCAAATGGGGTTTACCGTAAGTTTATCGACGGTCAATGGATTCATTTCACCGAAGATGCAAACAACTCCTTGAGCTCAGCCCTAGGTGAGCCTGGATATTGTCCTCCTCCTGGTGAGAGCAGCTATCGTGCAGGCCTAAACGAGGGTGATTGGTGTGTACAGGTAAATATTGAAGATGGTGGGCCTAATGATGCCGATGGCATAGTGAATGCGAGCATTGTCGATCCTGGTGGCGTCGCTATCTCTCACAGCGTTGCACCTGTGAATTCAGATAAAGATGCCAGTAACTCTGGCGGCAGTCTAAATTGGTTATATCTGTTACTGACGGCGAGCGTGGTTGCTAGCCGACGTAAAGCGGTAAAAAACCGTAAAGCATTGGCACTTACTGGGGTCGCTCTGGCCTCAGCAATGCAACCTATAGCGGCTCAAGCTACTGAAGAGGCACAAACTGTTCCAACAGCCCAAGGCTGGTTTGTTTCCGGTGACTTAGGCATGGTGACATCTTCAGGAAGTGAAGATCGTATCAATGCAGGTCTTGTGGATTTCGATGCTCACCTTACCGATATTAATGAACAGCGTTTTGGGTGGAAACTTGGCGCTGGTTACCGCTTCAACGACTACTTTTCGTTGGCTTTGGAGTTCATTGAACTGGGTGAGGTGGATGCGAGTTTTGCCGGTGAAGTTGCCGACCCGTTAGCGTTTTATGAGCAGATAGAGAAACTTCACCCTGTTTCAGCTAGAGGCCCTGGTTTATCCATGTTATTGCACTACCCGATAATGCAAGATATCGACCTACAGGGACGTCTAGGCGCTTTACGCTGGGAGGATCAATATAATACACACGAACCCATTGATGGACTCGTTGGCAGTGATACTGAAAAAGGAACCGATCTCTATTACGGTCTTGGTGTCAGTTGGCGTCTAGCGCCTAAATGGGAAGCTAATCTAGAGTGGCAACGATTTAATCTGCAAGATACAACAAATATGTTTAGCTTAGGGATCAGGTATTACTTTGGTGATGCTAAGTCTACAACCAGCAGTTATACCGCCGCCACAACTGCGAACTCTACAGCCATTACGGATCCTGCAGTCATTGAGCCTACAGTGGTAAAAGCTGCGGTAGTAAAAGCTGCACCAAATCTGCTACCTGCAATCGCTCAGCAGCAAATGATGCTGGTCAAGTTTGCTCGTGATAGCAGTGTCCCGCAAGATGAAGAACTAGTGCAATTAGATGATTTTATCAGCCAGTGGACTAATAAGAGGGTGGAGTTCATCATCACTGGCCACACGTCTCGGCGCGGTGCACAAGCCTATAATCAGACGCTTTCTGAGCGTCGTGCAAACTTTATTGCTGAACACCTATCAAAAACACACGGGCTAAAGGTTAAAGTCATACGTGCCTATGGTGAGACCAGGCTTAAAGTCACAGGAGTTGATGAAGCCGCCAATGCACAAAATCGTAGAGTGGAGGTCAGCATACAAGCCAAGTCAGCGCCCTAG
- a CDS encoding glycine zipper 2TM domain-containing protein, whose translation MLKPHLIVFTVISLFLSIPQLSAAPYDRNQAVPVEKVEFGQVVSVRNITEKQLVEDQNTGWKTFGGALIGGVIGHQFGGGSGQDVATVLGALLGAGIGNRYGDNSYYQELKLVEMMITLDTGEQVMVIQDLDQGMIFNINDDVRVVYLKGYVRVDQQM comes from the coding sequence ATGTTGAAACCTCATCTTATTGTTTTTACGGTTATCAGTCTGTTTTTGAGCATTCCTCAGCTCAGTGCGGCCCCTTATGATCGTAATCAGGCAGTACCTGTTGAAAAAGTCGAATTCGGCCAAGTGGTTTCTGTGAGAAACATTACGGAGAAACAGTTGGTTGAAGACCAAAATACCGGTTGGAAGACATTCGGTGGTGCATTAATTGGTGGTGTTATTGGTCATCAATTCGGTGGCGGTTCGGGGCAAGATGTCGCAACTGTCTTGGGCGCACTTTTAGGGGCTGGCATTGGTAACCGTTATGGTGACAACTCATACTATCAAGAGCTTAAGTTAGTAGAGATGATGATTACCTTAGACACAGGTGAACAGGTCATGGTGATCCAAGATTTAGATCAAGGGATGATTTTTAACATCAATGATGACGTTAGAGTGGTTTACCTCAAAGGTTACGTTAGAGTCGATCAGCAGATGTGA
- the aat gene encoding leucyl/phenylalanyl-tRNA--protein transferase, producing MNSLSYLNQDQHDFPPPEQALSDPNGLLAVGGDLQPQRLLNAYYNGIFPWFNQDDPILWWSPDPRAVFVPGNLKIPRSLVKYLKKQPWTFSINKQFAAVISGCAAPRAKQDETWISDDIQQAYLSLHHQGHAHSVEVWEDDTLIGGLYGLAIGQVFCGESMFHLRTNASKAAMILLQQHLIRCGFKLIDAQVVNPHLDSLGAKSIKRKDFLVLLKHLRDGKVAPDSWLTAEVLIEL from the coding sequence GTGAACTCACTGTCTTATTTAAATCAAGATCAACACGATTTCCCACCACCAGAGCAGGCGTTAAGCGATCCTAATGGTCTACTAGCGGTTGGTGGAGATCTGCAGCCTCAAAGGCTGTTAAACGCTTACTACAATGGTATTTTCCCTTGGTTTAACCAAGATGATCCTATTTTGTGGTGGTCTCCCGATCCACGCGCTGTTTTTGTGCCCGGTAATTTAAAAATACCCCGCAGCTTAGTTAAATACCTTAAAAAACAACCATGGACTTTTAGCATTAACAAACAGTTTGCAGCTGTTATCAGCGGCTGCGCAGCCCCACGAGCAAAACAAGATGAAACCTGGATTTCAGATGATATCCAGCAGGCTTATCTTAGCTTGCACCATCAAGGCCATGCTCACTCGGTTGAGGTGTGGGAAGATGACACTCTTATTGGAGGGCTTTATGGCTTAGCTATAGGGCAAGTTTTTTGCGGCGAATCGATGTTCCATCTTCGCACTAATGCTTCTAAAGCTGCTATGATCTTATTACAGCAACACCTGATACGGTGTGGTTTTAAACTCATTGATGCACAAGTCGTTAATCCGCACTTGGACAGCTTGGGCGCAAAATCAATAAAGCGAAAAGACTTTCTCGTACTGCTTAAGCACCTAAGAGATGGCAAGGTTGCTCCTGACAGCTGGTTAACTGCAGAGGTACTGATTGAACTCTAA
- a CDS encoding arginyltransferase has translation MNSNSRSITVGRTKTFPCSYLEEQQEQLMVLQEDIIDVGLFEQLLALGFRRSSSMIYKPQCPHCSACLPIRLEIDQFKLSKRQKRTLKNNQDLSWKIVDHKTDEQYALYERYVNTRHLDGPMYPATPEQYDSFATASWTQPVFIELSIADKLIGVAVTDVLPNSLSAIYSYFDPDEHKRSLGSLLILLQTKIAKMMQKQFLYLGYQIDESRKMNYKRDYRPHQILTHSGWVTEIKIKNISN, from the coding sequence TTGAACTCTAACTCTAGATCTATCACGGTTGGCAGAACCAAAACCTTTCCTTGTAGCTACCTTGAGGAGCAACAAGAGCAACTCATGGTATTACAAGAGGATATCATTGATGTCGGCTTGTTTGAGCAGCTACTGGCGTTAGGTTTTCGTCGCAGTAGTAGTATGATCTATAAACCACAATGTCCTCACTGCAGCGCGTGTTTACCGATTAGACTTGAAATTGATCAATTTAAACTGTCAAAAAGGCAGAAACGCACCCTAAAAAACAATCAAGATTTAAGCTGGAAAATAGTTGACCATAAAACAGACGAGCAATATGCCTTATATGAACGTTATGTTAATACACGTCACCTAGACGGCCCAATGTACCCTGCCACTCCAGAGCAGTACGATAGCTTTGCCACAGCAAGCTGGACACAGCCTGTATTTATTGAGCTCTCTATCGCAGACAAACTTATTGGGGTTGCAGTCACAGATGTACTACCGAACAGTCTATCTGCGATTTATAGCTATTTTGATCCCGATGAGCATAAGCGCTCGTTAGGAAGTCTGCTAATATTACTGCAAACCAAGATAGCTAAGATGATGCAGAAACAGTTTTTGTACTTAGGCTATCAGATTGATGAGTCACGAAAGATGAATTACAAACGAGACTATCGTCCCCACCAAATTCTCACGCATTCAGGCTGGGTTACAGAGATTAAGATCAAAAACATAAGCAATTAA
- the infA gene encoding translation initiation factor IF-1, whose translation MAKEDNIEMQGTILETLPNTMFRVELENGHVVTAHISGKMRKNYIRILTGDKVTVQLTPYDLSKGRIVFRSR comes from the coding sequence ATGGCGAAAGAAGACAACATTGAAATGCAAGGCACAATCCTTGAAACCTTGCCAAATACAATGTTTCGTGTAGAACTTGAAAATGGTCATGTCGTAACGGCACACATTTCAGGAAAAATGCGTAAAAACTATATCCGTATTCTTACGGGTGACAAGGTAACGGTTCAACTGACCCCTTACGATTTGAGCAAAGGACGCATCGTCTTCCGTTCACGCTAA